From Centropristis striata isolate RG_2023a ecotype Rhode Island chromosome 16, C.striata_1.0, whole genome shotgun sequence, a single genomic window includes:
- the ppp2r3c gene encoding serine/threonine-protein phosphatase 2A regulatory subunit B'' subunit gamma, protein MAKEQQPHWSDILKRRLANTKKDERSDEEKKTEETELFTKYYTEWKGGGDSDKSYRSIPRFYYRLPAEDEVLLQKLREESRAVFLQRKSRELLDNEELQNLWFLLDKHQVPPVSGEEAMISYEAYLQVGEKAGPKCKKFFTARVYSKLLHSDPYGRISIMQFFNYVMRKVWLHQTRIGLSLYDVAGQGHLRESDLENYILELIPTLPQLDGLEKSFYSFYVCTAVRKFFFFLDPLRTGKIKIQDILACSFLDDLLELRDEELSKESQESNWFSAPSALRVYGQYLNLDKDHNGMLSKEELSRYGTATLTSVFLDRVFQECLTYDGEMDYKTYLDFVLALENRKEPAALQYIFKLLDMENRGYLNVFSLNYFFRAIQEQMKIHGQEPVSFQDVKDEIFDMVKPKDPYKITLQDLVNSCQGDTVSSILIDLNGFWTYENREVLVANDSDSSNTADLDDS, encoded by the exons ATGGCTAAAGAACAACAGCCTCATTGGTCGGATATTTTGAAAAGGAGGTTAGCAAACACCAAAAAAG ATGAGAGAAGCGAcgaggaaaagaaaacagaagaaactGAGCTGTTCACCAAATATTATACAGAGTGGAAAGGCGGAGGCGACAGTGACAAGTCCTACAGGAGCATCCCACGGTTTTACTACAGg CTACCAGCAGAGGATGAAGTGTTACTTCAGAAACTGAGAGAGGAATCCAGAGCCGTCTTCCTCCAGAGGAAGAGCAGGGAGCTGCTGGATAATGAAGAACTACAG AATCTGTGGTTTCTGCTTGATAAGCACCAGGTGCCTCCAGTGAGCGGAGAGGAAGCCATGATCAGCTATGAAGCATACCTGCAGGTGGGGGAGAAGGCCGGGCCCAAGTGCAA AAAATTCTTCACAGCCAGAGTTTACTCCAAGCTGCTCCATAGTGACCCTTATGGCAGGATCTCCATCATGCAGTTCTTTAACTACGTCATGAGAAAAG TATGGCTGCATCAGACCCGAATAGGTCTAAGTCTGTATGATGTAGCAGGACAGGGCCACCTCAGAGAGTCG GACCTGGAGAACtacatcctggagctgatccccACTCTGCCTCAGCTGGACGGATTGGAGAAGTCCTTCTACTCTTTCTACGTCTGCACTGCTGTTCGcaagttcttcttcttcctcgACCCTCTCAGAACAG gaaaGATTAAAATCCAGGATATATTGGCATGCAGTTTTCTGGATGACCTGTTGGAG TTGAGAGATGAGGAGCTTTCTAAAGAGAGTCAGGAGTCTAACTGGTTCTCAGCCCCCTCAGCTCTCCGAGTCTACG GCCAGTACCTCAACCTGGATAAGGACCACAATGGCATGTTGAGCAAAGAGGAGCTTTCACGGTACGGTACAGCCACGCTCACCTCAGTCTTCTTGGACAGGGTGTTTCAGGAATGCCTCACCTACGACGGAGAAATG gACTACAAGACCTATCTAGACTTTGTACTGGCGTTGGAAAACAGGAAGGAGCCAGCAGCGTTGcagtatatttttaaacttttggacATGGAGAATCGAGGATACCTCAACGTCTTCTCCCTCAACTATTTCTTCAGG GCAATTCAGGAGCAGATGAAAATCCACGGTCAGGAGCCAGTCAGCTTCCAGGATGTCAAG GATGAGATCTTTGACATGGTGAAGCCTAAAGACCCGTACAAGATCACCCTCCAGGACTTGGTGAACAGCTGTCAGGGGGATACCGTCAGCAGCATCCTGATTGACCTCAACGGCTTCTGGACGTACGAGAACAGAGAAGTGCTGGTTGCGAACGACAGCGACAGCAGCAACACGGCTGACCTTGACGACAGCTGA